A region of the Stieleria neptunia genome:
AGGCTTTAGCCGCCACCCCCGACCGCAACGCGACCACTCCACCCCAGCGGGAAGCGTCAGCGAGCGGCGCGTCACCCCAATCCCCCAAAAGTCACCCTCCCTTGCAGGGAGGGTCGAGCGCAGCGAGGGGAGGGTTAGGCGTGCAAGTCTCGAGTCCTGAGTCGCGAGTCGTGAGCCAGGAATCCGGCAACGCTTTGCTCAACGGTGACAACTCAACTCAAGACTCACCACTCACGACTCACCTCTCTGAAAGCATCCGCTTCCTCGGCATCCGCGACGACGTCGGCGACATCCTCCGCGCGGTCGACGTGTTCACCCTGACCAGCGTCAGCGAAGCGGCCTCACTGACCCTGCTCGAAGCGATGGCCAGCGAGTGCCCCAGCGTGGTCACCGATGTCGGCGGCAATTCCGAACACCTGCGACAAGGCATCGACGGCTACCTGGTCCCCCGAGCCGACGACACCGCCCTCGCCGGCCGACTGCTCGAACTCCTCAACGATCCGTCGTTGGCCCACCAATTCGGCCAATCCGCCCGCCAGCAAGTCCAACAACACTTCAACCTCTCGGGCGCCGTCGACAAGTACCACGAGCTGTACCAACAACTGGCATGTGTAGCTGTTAGCTGTTAGCAACGAACGGCAAATAAGTGGGATAGGCTTCCAGCCTGTCGATGCTGAGATGACAGGCTGGAAGCCTATCCCACTTTGAGAGATCCGGCACTTATATTCGGCTCGTTGCTGAGCTGTTAGCACCCCATCATTCTGCCCCGTATCATTCTGCCATCCTGCCTTTTTCCACCCTGCCTTCATCGTCTTGCCCCCATCGTTTTGCCAACTCCCCGGTGACCACCCTCCTGAAAACAACCGTCCAAACCATCGCCATCGCGATCATCTCACCGCTGCTGCTCACCCACCTGCTCCTCTCCGTCACCTCCTCCGCCGACAGCTCCCTCGAAACCCATTCCCAATTCCTCTCCCTGATCCCCGGCAAACTCGGCAGCTACCTCCGTGTGGCCTTTTACCGTTTTGCGCTCGACCACTGTGATCCCACCGCGACCATCTGTTTCGGCGTGTTGTTCTCGAAAACCGGTGCCCGGCTCCACCAAAACGTCTACATCGGCCCGCGTTGCATGATCGGTCTGGCCACACTCGACGACGACGTCCTACTCGGCCCGGCCGTGCAAATCCCCAGCGGTCCACAATCCCACGGCATCAGCCGGCTCGACGTCCCCATCCGCGATCAATCCGGAACGCTCCAGCGAATCAGCATCGGCCGCGACAGTTGGATCGGCGGCGGATCGTTCGTGTTGGCCGACGTCGCCGAGCAGTGCGTCGTCGGAGCCGGCAGCATCGTGACCAAACCGACCCAGCCACAGACCATTTCTGTCGGAAACCCCGCGCGACCGGTAGGCAAGCGGGGAGAACCGAGTACTGTCTCGGCTAGTGACACCGCGGGGGCAACTGCCACCCAAGTGGACGAAGTCCGCGCGGATGGAACGCTGGTCAGTTGAGACGGGAGATGGCAGGAAAATGATGGGAAGAAAAATGACCTGCAAAGCGATTGAAGACAACAGACAAGAAAATGGATGACAAGAAAATGTCCCGACTGAATACGTGTTCGCTATTTTCCTGTCACCCATTTTCCTGTCTCTAATTCCCCACCCATCTTTCTGCCCACCATTTTTCTGCCACCCCACCCCGGCACCAGCCCCTAAAATCCACTGCCCCACATCGCAATGCACATCGCTCTTATCGGTGCTTCCGGATACGTCGGGAGCGAATTCACACAGCAAATCAACGACCGTGGTCATCAAATGACCGCCATCGGCCGCTCCAATTGCGATGTCTACTCTGTTAGCTCATTGCTCTCGGTCTTGGAAGACGCGTCGCCGGACATCCTGATCAATTGCGCCGGATACACCGGAAAGCCCAATGTCGACGCGTGCGAGTTGGACAAAGCCAACTGCATCGCTGGGAATACTGTGTTGCCGGGCGTGATTCAAGAGGCCTGCGAGACAATCGGGATACCTTGGGGGCATGTTTCGTCGGGCTGCATCTTCACTGGACGACGAGCGGATGGGAATGGATTCACCGAGTTGGACGAACCCAACTTCTCCTTCCGCCAAAACAACTGCAGTTGGTACTCCGGAACCAAAGCACTCGGCGAAGAGGTTCTAGCAGGCGCATCAAAGTGTTACATCTGGCGGCTTCGCATTCCGTTTTCAAACATCGATTCACCCCGCAATTACCTCTCCAAAGTCCAACGCTACGAGAATTTGCTCGAAGCCGAAAACAGCCTTTCCAATCTGCCCGAATACGTCGCCGCGGCGTTGGACTGCTTCGAAAAAAATGTGCCGTTCGGCACGTACAACCTGACCAACCCCGGCAGCGTGGCGACCTCCGAAGTCGTCGAGATGATCAAGGAAGCCGGTGTAAGCGACAAAGAATTCCGCTTCTTCGATTCCGAAGACGAATTCATGGCCAAGGCCGCCAAGACCCCGCGATCCAACTGCGTGATGGACAGCAGCAAAGCACTCGTCGCGGGCCTCAAGCTCACCCCTATTCACGACTGCATCCGAGCGACGCTCGCACAGTGGCAACCTGAAGCAGTGGCGAGCGACGAGCAGCGCGTGGCGACCTAGTCGTAGGGCATGCTGTGCATGCCGGAGGTGCTCGTTCGTAGCATGCACAGCATGCCTTACTCACTTGCCTCTAGCACCTAGCCTCTAGCAACACTTATCATGCAAACCCTTCTCGTCACCGGCGGTGCCGGCTTCATCGGCGGCCAATTCGTACGCGATGCCGTGGATAACAAGCTGGCACGGATTGTCAACCTTGATGCGTTGACCTACGCGGGCAATCGTGATTCCATTCCGTCGGAGAATGAGCATCATGTTTTCGTCCAGGGAAGTATTAATGACGGTGAGCTGCTCGATCGGCTGTTCGCAGATTACTCACCCGATGCGGTTGTACACTTCGCTGCCGAATCGCATGTGGACCGCTCGATCGATGGTCCTGGGGCATTCATTGAAACCAATATCAACGGTACCTACCAACTTCTGACTACCACGCGAAAACACTGGCAGGGACTCAGCGGCGACACCAAGGACGGATTCCGCTTCCTGCATGTGTCCACCGATGAAGTTTATGGTTCACTGGGCGCCGAAGGCTACTTTACCGAGACAACGCCCTATGCTCCTAGCTCGCCCTACTCCGCTTCCAAAGCGTCTTCAGATCACCTGGTCCGTGCCTGGCACCACACCTTCGGCGTGCCGACCCTGATCACCAATTGCAGCAACAACTATGGCCCCTACCAGTTTCCCGAAAAGCTGATCCCGCTGGTCACGCTCAACGCGATCGGCGGCAGGCCGCTGCCGGTATATGGAGATGGCAAGAATGTTCGCGACTGGTTGTACGTCGGCGACCATTGCTCGGCGATCCGCACCGTGCTGGCCCAGGGCCGGCCGGGTGAAACCTACAACGTCGGCGGTAACTGCGAACGTCAGAACATCGAGATTGTACGAACGATCTGCCGGACGGTGAACGAACTTTGCCCGAACCTTGCACACGAATGTGAATCGCTGATCACCTACGTCACCGACCGCCCCGGTCACGACCGCCGCTACGCGATCGACGCGTCAAAAATCCGCGACGAACTCGGCTGGGACCCGGCCCACTCGTTTGAGTCCGCGATCGTGGAGACGATTCAGTGGTATTTGGACAACAGCACGTGGGTTGAACGTGTTTTGAGTGGGGAGTATCGGATGGAGAGATTGGGAGTGGGGGAGTAGGGCAGTGGGGCAGTAGGTAGGGCAGGCAGTGGGCCAGGACAGGGAATAGGGGAGTAGGTTTGGGGAAACCGCATCGGCGACTTAGTGTTTGGCAGGAATCGATGGCTTTGGTGGAATCAATCTATCAGTGCACGAACACGTTTCCTTCGGAAGAGAAGTTTGGACTTCTCTCTCAAATGCGTCGTTGTGCAGTTTCAATCCCGTCCAACATCGCCGAGGGGGCAGCTAAATCCTCAGCCGCTGACTACTCCCGATTCCTCACGATCGCCATCGGATCCCTTTCCGAACTCGACACACAACTCGAACTGTCCAAACGACTCCAATTCCTGAATGACGCTGCATTCGAATCACTCGACTCCCAACTCGGTTCAATCAGTCGGATGTTGATCGGACTTCGACGCTCCATACGCTCAAAGGCATAGACCAGCTTCCCCACTGCCCTTCTCCCTCATTGCCCTCCTCCTAATGTCCCCTACTGCCCCACTGCCCAACTCCCCCTCTACCCGCAAAGGAATCATCCTCGCCGGCGGAAGCGGTTCTCGCCTACACCCAATCACCAAAGGCATATCCAAGCAACTATTGCCGATCTATGACAAGCCGATGGTTTACTATCCGCTGTCAACTTTAATGCTTGCCGGTATTCGGGAGATTCTCTTGATCTCGACACCACATGATTTACCTGGGTTCCAACGGTTGCTTGGAGACGGTTCCGAATGGGGCATTGAGCTTTCATATGCGGAGCAGCCGAGTCCCGATGGACTCGCCCAAGCGTTCATCATCGGCGCGGACTTCATCGGCGACTGCCCGTCGGCTTTGGTTTTGGGCGACAATATTTTCTACGGACAGGGGTTTAGCACGCAGCTTCAGCAAGTTTCATCACGTATCGACGGCGCGACGATTTTTGGATATCAAGTTACGGATCCTCAGCGATACGGGATTGTTGAATTCAATTCAGAAGGTCGGGCAATTTCGCTTGAAGAAAAACCAAAGGCCCCCAAATCACACTTCGCTATCCCAGGATTGTACTTTTACGATCGGGACGTCATTGAAATTGCCGCAAATCTCAGGCCGTCACAAAGAGGAGAATTGGAAATCACCGACGTCAATCGCGTTTACTTGGAACGTGAAAAGTTATCGGTCGAAAAACTGAGTCGCGGCTTTGCTTGGCTCGACACGGGTACCCGTGATTCGCTATTGGATTCATGCAATTTTATTGCTGCAATAGAGAAGCGACAGGGGCTAAAAATCGGATGCTTAGAAGAGGTGTCATTGCGCATGGGATACATCTCTCCAGCAAGTTTGAGAATTCAGGCTCTGGCCATGAACAATGAATACGGACAGTATTTGCAGGGACTATTCCTCGATTTCGACATTGCTAACACGGGGCATCTATGAGATCGTTGCAACGCAGTGGTTTGTGCTATTTCGGGAATGTGGTCCAGCTGAACAAGAAGTTCTCCGCGATGCTGCGTACGCAACATTTCGATCAAATAAAGTCCGATTAAGACCGTCGATCAGACATTGAACAAAGAACCAATAGACGGGAAGGGGGGCGCATCAGTCGCGAAGTCTCTTCGCTGGGTCGGGTTTGCAAAGTACACAACTCTCGGAGCACGCCTAGGGATCTCCCTCGTCATGGCTCGGCTGCTAGCGCCTGAGTTGTTCGGTATAATCGAAATGGCTTACACGTTCTTCATGTTTGCGAAACTGATGCGGGGATTCTCAATCGCCGAAATCATCGTTCAGCGAGATACGATTGACCAGCGAACCCTTAGCACGCTTTATTGGCTGAATCTCGGCATCTGCTCTGCCGCGACGTTCTTGTTGCTTTGTCTTTCCCCCGTCGCTGCGTTGATGTATGCCAACCCAATGGTCGGTTGGGTGGCAGCTGCTTTGTCGATCTGCTTTCTGCTCGAGGGGATGTCGTTGGTCTCTCAGAGCCTGCTGCAGCGTGACATGAACTTTTACGCAATTGGAATTCGTGAGATTGCTGAAGTCGTTGTCATGGGAGTTGTATCGGTGGCTCTCGCCGTGGTGGGGTTTGGTGTCTGGGCGATCGTTCTGGGAACCTTGGCCAGCCTCGTCGCCAGAAATGTGACTCTTTATCTCGTGCGACCGTTCGCGCCATCGAGGGTGTTTGATCGAGACGTTCTGAAGTCGTCGTTTGGATTTGCGGCGAACATGTCGGGAGTGAAATTCCTCGGCTATCTTCGCCAAAACTTTGACAAAATCCTAATCAGCGTCGTTCTGGGAGCTTCTGCAGTTGGTTTTTATGGTGTTTCTCGAAAATTGGTGTTGTTCCCACACGAATCAGTGACGCAAATTGTAAACCGAGTTGCCTCAAGGCGGTTCGCCCGCGCTCAAAAGAATGCAAGTGAGATAAGCGATCTCTATTTGCGAGCCATTGGTGCCACTGCGATTCTGATTGTGCCAATTTATGTTGCGTTATCAGTTTTTGCTTATGAACTCGTGCCGCTATTGCTTGGCCACCAGTGGCACGAATCGATACCACTCGTTCAGGTGCTTGCGTTTTCGGCAATGATTTCAACGCTGTCGACTGTAAAGCACAGGGTTGCGATTGCCTGCGGGAAGCCTAACGTGCTGCTGCGTTCAAATTTGGTCCGATTAGTTATCTCTTGCACAATGACGTCAGTCGCCATTGGATGGGGACTAACAGCCGTTGCGTGGGCACTACTCTTTGCAACACTGATTGGTTGGTTTGTAGAAAACAGAATCATCTTCGTTGATCTGCCTGGGATTTCGCTCTTCCGCCAGTTCGAGCAACTTCGAAAACCAATGCTTGCGGCATCTCTTGGAGGTGTCGCCGCGCTGCTGTTGAAAGCGGCGATTTCTGGAATGGCCTTCTCAGCACTTTCGGTCGTGTGCATCTGCTTGCCTTCAATGGTGTTCACCTACACGATAGTTTTGCGAGTTCTCCAGCCAACTGGACTCATTGACCTTGCTGAAGTTGGGCCACCAAGACTCAGACGTTTTTTCTGTGCAAGCACGTAATCCGCCAAGACGACTGGGAGGCATGGAACACCCGTTGCGTAGATGGAATGCGATGGCAGCATGGCACCCTCGGGTGATAAGGACCGCCGGAACAATTAGTGTCGCGGGTTTTCGCTGGATGGGGTAGACTTTCCGCGTCTCAATCCACCAGCGAGGGTGCCAAGGATGGCGTTTGTATTCGAAAATCAGCTTGACGATCTGGCTGCCAAGCGAGCAGTCGATTTTTATTCAACCTTGTCCGAAAAGGATCGCCGTCGGTTCGCGGCTGTCGAGGCACAGCGTCTCGGGCGAGGAGGTGTACCGTACATCAGTCAATTACTGGGCTGCTCGACTCGCACCATCGAACGAGGTATCGCTGAGCTCGATCAACTCTCCAATGATCCGGCGAAAGGTAGGATACGGCGGCCAGGTGCTGGACGAAAAAAAAGATCGAAACCGATCCCGACCTCGAAGACAATCTGAACGAACTATTGAGCGTTCGTGTTGGAGGCGATCCTGATGAGCCCGACGTGGTTTACACAAACCTGGCCTCCACTGAAATGGCTGAGAAGGCGGCCGAGGCCGGCACCCCTGTGAGCGACAAGACGGTCTCCGCTTGGCTGAATAGCTTGAAGATCGGTTTTCGAAAAATGATCAAAACTATTTCCGGTGGCTTGTCAGCGGATCGCGAGCAGCAGTTTGATCTCATCGCAGGACATGTGGAGAGCTATCAGGCTGCCGGCAATCCGGTCTTTTCGATCGACACAAAAAGCAAAGAATTCCTGGGCCGTCTTTACCGGGCCGGTCGCATTCGCACCACAGAGCCCATTGAAGCGTTCGACCACGACTTTCCGAGTTGGGCTGATGGCGTTGTGATTCCTCACGGAATCTACGACATCGGACGAAATGCTGGGCACGTCAACATTGGACTCTCTCACGAGACGAGTCGCTTCGCGACCGATAGCCTCAAATGGTACTGGAACCGGATAGGGAAACGTTGTTATCCGGATACCAATTCCATTTTGCTATTGTGCGATTGCGGCGGTAGCAACTCAGCTTCAAAATACATCTTCAAGCACTACCTTCAAAAGTTGGTCGACACGATCGGCATCGAAATTCGGGTAGCCCACTATCCAAGCTACTGTTCAAAATACAATCCGATTGAACGCCGTTTTTTTCCGCATCTTGGACGTGCTTGCTCCGGGATGCTTTTCGATAAGTTGGAAACAGTTGTCAAGTTGATGCGGAACACATCGACTCGGACCGGCCTTCGCACTACGGTCAACGTCTTGCGAGGGTTGTACGAGACGGGTGAGAACGCGACCGCAACAATGAAAGCAGCTCTGCGTACAGTTTTTGACGAACAAATACCGAGATGGAACTATCGATTCTCGCCAATTAACCGACACTAATTGTTCCGGCGGTCCTAAACGGTCTGCTGCATGCGTTTTGCCTCGATAAGAATATCCTGAAAATGTCATTAGCAATACTTTACGTAAATTCGAAAGACAGCGACGCCAAGTACGTGAAAGAGGCAGTGAAGTCGGCAGTCAGCTTTAGAGAACATCTGCCAGATGCGAGGTACTACCTCTACACAAATTTCGAAGGGGATGAACCAGGTCTAGCCGTTTTTGATGAGGTTGTTCAACGAGATTTCATTGTTCCAGATCAATTTAAAAACCGTGTGCATCTGAACGGGCAAATGTTTGTCAAGCATGCAGCGATGCTCGACCTGGAGGAGGACAATGTGCTCTACCTCGGTGCCGACACATATGCCTTGAAAGATGATGTTGCTGAACTTGAACGGGTTCTTGAGCGATTTGATATCGCAGCCGCGCACGCTCCGGTAAGAATCAATACGGAAATCGGCAACAGCTCAATTCCCGAAGTTCCCAAAGCCTTTCCTGAACTGAACTGCGACTTAATTCTCTACAGAAACAGTCCGGATGTGAGGTCGTTTATTGAGAAATGGAAGTCTGCTTATTTTGAAGACATGTTTTCTCACCCGCACGATCAAGGGACATTTCGCTATTTGTTATATCTTTCAAATCTGCGGCTCTGTGTTCTTCCCGCTGAATATAATTATCGCGGACATGCGTTCCGTGAGGATACCGTGATTCTCCAAAATCGGTACGCTCTTCAGCAATACATCGCATCGAATGGCCGTCCCGGAAAACCGTTTTTACGTCGCCTTCTCGATCCAATCAAAAATTCATTGTTTGCGCAGCCTTGACACTTGCCCAATCCCGATCACGAAAACATCAGCGCTCGACAAATGAAGATTTATTACTGGAACATTCGTCCTAATTTTGGTGATCTGATCAACCCTTGGCTTTGGCCAAAGGTTTTCCCGGATTTTCGTTTTGAAACACTACCGAAGACAAAGAAGGGCGTTGTGGATGCGGGAGACGCCGCCACATTGTTAGTCGGTATTGGGACGCTTCTCAACGACCGGTTCCCGAAGTCCGGGCGGTCTATCGTGATTGGATCCGGAGTGGGGTATGGATCCGCACCCAAGATAAGTGAGCCGAGTAGAATCTACTGTGTTCGTGGACCGAAGTCAGCTGAAGCGTTGTCGCTTCCAGCGTCGATGGGGATCATTGATCCAGGAATTCTACTCCGTGAATACTACTCGAAAGCTGACTCAAGGTCGCACGAGTTTAGCTTCATGCCTCAGATTTCAAGTGTTGCCAAAGAACAGGGTTGCTGGAGACGAATTTGCGAGGATCTTGGCTTTGGGTATATCGATCCGCGCGACCCGGTTGAGAAATCCGCGAAGGCAATTGCGGAAACAGGAACGCTGCTTACAGAGTCAATGCATGGCGCCATTGTTGCCGAAGCACTTGGTGTTCCTTGGGTTCCCATCGTTACAAGACGAGAGATACTTGCCTTCAAATGGCACGACTGGTGCGAGTCTGTGGATGTCGAATATCAACCCGCTTTCGTGTCATCCATTACGCAGCCGGTGTCACCGACGTTTCGACAGAAGCTGAAATTGAGTGTTTCGCTACCGTTGGCCAAGCGGCAGCTTCAACACGCGTCAAAGCGGGAGCCGTCCCAAGCTCGCGATGGCGTGATCGACAGTCGCATCAGTCAACTCAAAGATGTGTTTGCCGAGGTGGCAAAGTGCGAGAGTGTTCAGTGCTAACGATGGCTCGAGCGAACCGTCGCGAATCATTCTTCCTTTCTAGAGATTTGCTTTGAAACGAATTGCGTCGGCTCGAACAAGATACAGTCCGGCAACACTTGCGGTGAGATCGTGCATCATAGGCTGAGGAGCTACTTTCGAAGCACTCTCAAATGGTTCGCCTCGCGAAGCGTTGTAGAAGATCTACTGCGAGAGCGCGTTGAGGCCGTCTGCACGCGAACTGCATCGCCCCCTCCCGAATTCTCACCGTCGTTCGTAAGAACTGCGATGGCATCCGATGGTAGCGGTGAATCGCCAGTTTTCGTTTCGTCAAGATACAGGTCCGGGTCAACATTGCTCTGGCGGTGCTTTCGTGAGAATGCAAACTTTACAGCGTACTACGAACCGCTGAATCCGAGACGCTGGTTTGATCGGAGCCACCGAGGTAGTCGCGTGGACGCGACTCATCGTCAGGTGGCAGAGTATTGGTGTGAATATTGCCATTTAGAAGAGACGGCTGTGCCCTGGCAAGATCGATGGTGCTCCAGTGACTTATATTTGCCACCAGGTATCCCAGCGTTGTCACTTCTAGACTATGTCAATTTACTGATCTCAACGTCACCAAAGAGGCCGATTCTGCAGTTCAATCGGATTGACTTTAGGCTGCACTGGCTTCGCCGAAGATTTCCTGATGCGTTCCTTGTGCATCTGTTTCGGAACCCGCGAGATCAATGGATTTCGACATTCCTAAAGGGCTCGCCAGTTGGCAAGCAGGCTCGCGTTGCGGATTTCCAGGAGCATGACGAGTTCTACCTATTACCTTGGCTGAGGGATTTGCGACGATATTTTGATGTGCTCGAGGAAGTTGACCAGATGCACCCCTACGAAGCATCGTACTTGCTCTGGCGGCTGTCAGGGGCATACGCTCAGGCATTCTGCGATCACCACATTTCCTACGAGCATTTCGTGAATCACCCAAAGCAATCGTTGGGCGACCTCGGGAGGAAGTTGGGTGTTAATGACTTGGACTCAGCCGAGTCAATCGCTTCGATCGACGCACGAAGCGTCAATCGTTGGCGCAGCTACGATGACGGCGTTTGGTTCCGCGAACGCGAGGCGTTTGTGGACAAATTGCTGGAAAACTGCATGGAACTCCCCCCGCTTGTCTCCGATTTCGCCAGGGAAGTCACTGCAGGTTACGCCGCAACCGACACTCGCGCACCGATCGCCGCCGAGCGCTCCACGCAATGAAGCGTTTTGCTGGCGAAGCTCAATTTTAATTTTGATGAACACCGAGCTTGCATCCAGTTTTTCCACCGACGGACGCGACGTGCTTTCAGCGCAACACGACATGTCAT
Encoded here:
- a CDS encoding four helix bundle protein; translation: MGKPHRRLSVWQESMALVESIYQCTNTFPSEEKFGLLSQMRRCAVSIPSNIAEGAAKSSAADYSRFLTIAIGSLSELDTQLELSKRLQFLNDAAFESLDSQLGSISRMLIGLRRSIRSKA
- a CDS encoding acyltransferase: MTTLLKTTVQTIAIAIISPLLLTHLLLSVTSSADSSLETHSQFLSLIPGKLGSYLRVAFYRFALDHCDPTATICFGVLFSKTGARLHQNVYIGPRCMIGLATLDDDVLLGPAVQIPSGPQSHGISRLDVPIRDQSGTLQRISIGRDSWIGGGSFVLADVAEQCVVGAGSIVTKPTQPQTISVGNPARPVGKRGEPSTVSASDTAGATATQVDEVRADGTLVS
- a CDS encoding lipopolysaccharide biosynthesis protein, whose protein sequence is MNKEPIDGKGGASVAKSLRWVGFAKYTTLGARLGISLVMARLLAPELFGIIEMAYTFFMFAKLMRGFSIAEIIVQRDTIDQRTLSTLYWLNLGICSAATFLLLCLSPVAALMYANPMVGWVAAALSICFLLEGMSLVSQSLLQRDMNFYAIGIREIAEVVVMGVVSVALAVVGFGVWAIVLGTLASLVARNVTLYLVRPFAPSRVFDRDVLKSSFGFAANMSGVKFLGYLRQNFDKILISVVLGASAVGFYGVSRKLVLFPHESVTQIVNRVASRRFARAQKNASEISDLYLRAIGATAILIVPIYVALSVFAYELVPLLLGHQWHESIPLVQVLAFSAMISTLSTVKHRVAIACGKPNVLLRSNLVRLVISCTMTSVAIGWGLTAVAWALLFATLIGWFVENRIIFVDLPGISLFRQFEQLRKPMLAASLGGVAALLLKAAISGMAFSALSVVCICLPSMVFTYTIVLRVLQPTGLIDLAEVGPPRLRRFFCAST
- the rfbB gene encoding dTDP-glucose 4,6-dehydratase → MQTLLVTGGAGFIGGQFVRDAVDNKLARIVNLDALTYAGNRDSIPSENEHHVFVQGSINDGELLDRLFADYSPDAVVHFAAESHVDRSIDGPGAFIETNINGTYQLLTTTRKHWQGLSGDTKDGFRFLHVSTDEVYGSLGAEGYFTETTPYAPSSPYSASKASSDHLVRAWHHTFGVPTLITNCSNNYGPYQFPEKLIPLVTLNAIGGRPLPVYGDGKNVRDWLYVGDHCSAIRTVLAQGRPGETYNVGGNCERQNIEIVRTICRTVNELCPNLAHECESLITYVTDRPGHDRRYAIDASKIRDELGWDPAHSFESAIVETIQWYLDNSTWVERVLSGEYRMERLGVGE
- the rfbA gene encoding glucose-1-phosphate thymidylyltransferase RfbA, which codes for MSPTAPLPNSPSTRKGIILAGGSGSRLHPITKGISKQLLPIYDKPMVYYPLSTLMLAGIREILLISTPHDLPGFQRLLGDGSEWGIELSYAEQPSPDGLAQAFIIGADFIGDCPSALVLGDNIFYGQGFSTQLQQVSSRIDGATIFGYQVTDPQRYGIVEFNSEGRAISLEEKPKAPKSHFAIPGLYFYDRDVIEIAANLRPSQRGELEITDVNRVYLEREKLSVEKLSRGFAWLDTGTRDSLLDSCNFIAAIEKRQGLKIGCLEEVSLRMGYISPASLRIQALAMNNEYGQYLQGLFLDFDIANTGHL
- a CDS encoding glycosyltransferase family protein; the protein is MKIYYWNIRPNFGDLINPWLWPKVFPDFRFETLPKTKKGVVDAGDAATLLVGIGTLLNDRFPKSGRSIVIGSGVGYGSAPKISEPSRIYCVRGPKSAEALSLPASMGIIDPGILLREYYSKADSRSHEFSFMPQISSVAKEQGCWRRICEDLGFGYIDPRDPVEKSAKAIAETGTLLTESMHGAIVAEALGVPWVPIVTRREILAFKWHDWCESVDVEYQPAFVSSITQPVSPTFRQKLKLSVSLPLAKRQLQHASKREPSQARDGVIDSRISQLKDVFAEVAKCESVQC
- a CDS encoding sulfotransferase; amino-acid sequence: MASDGSGESPVFVSSRYRSGSTLLWRCFRENANFTAYYEPLNPRRWFDRSHRGSRVDATHRQVAEYWCEYCHLEETAVPWQDRWCSSDLYLPPGIPALSLLDYVNLLISTSPKRPILQFNRIDFRLHWLRRRFPDAFLVHLFRNPRDQWISTFLKGSPVGKQARVADFQEHDEFYLLPWLRDLRRYFDVLEEVDQMHPYEASYLLWRLSGAYAQAFCDHHISYEHFVNHPKQSLGDLGRKLGVNDLDSAESIASIDARSVNRWRSYDDGVWFREREAFVDKLLENCMELPPLVSDFAREVTAGYAATDTRAPIAAERSTQ
- a CDS encoding sugar nucleotide-binding protein; protein product: MHIALIGASGYVGSEFTQQINDRGHQMTAIGRSNCDVYSVSSLLSVLEDASPDILINCAGYTGKPNVDACELDKANCIAGNTVLPGVIQEACETIGIPWGHVSSGCIFTGRRADGNGFTELDEPNFSFRQNNCSWYSGTKALGEEVLAGASKCYIWRLRIPFSNIDSPRNYLSKVQRYENLLEAENSLSNLPEYVAAALDCFEKNVPFGTYNLTNPGSVATSEVVEMIKEAGVSDKEFRFFDSEDEFMAKAAKTPRSNCVMDSSKALVAGLKLTPIHDCIRATLAQWQPEAVASDEQRVAT
- a CDS encoding ISAzo13 family transposase translates to MSVRVGGDPDEPDVVYTNLASTEMAEKAAEAGTPVSDKTVSAWLNSLKIGFRKMIKTISGGLSADREQQFDLIAGHVESYQAAGNPVFSIDTKSKEFLGRLYRAGRIRTTEPIEAFDHDFPSWADGVVIPHGIYDIGRNAGHVNIGLSHETSRFATDSLKWYWNRIGKRCYPDTNSILLLCDCGGSNSASKYIFKHYLQKLVDTIGIEIRVAHYPSYCSKYNPIERRFFPHLGRACSGMLFDKLETVVKLMRNTSTRTGLRTTVNVLRGLYETGENATATMKAALRTVFDEQIPRWNYRFSPINRH